Genomic DNA from Paenibacillus donghaensis:
CAAGCAGGAAGCCATTAAGCGCTACGGCCCCGGGGAATCGCATGGCATTCCGTACCGCTGCCTCACCCCGCGCGGTTTGCGCAATGTGCTGGTGGCCGGGCGCGCCATCTCCTGTGCGCGTGAGGTTCAGGGCAGCGTGCGGGTGATGCCCGTCTGCCTGGCGATGGGCGAAGCCGCCGGGCTGGCCGCTGCGATGGCGGCGGGCGTGGCGGAGCCGGATGTGCATGCCGTGGATGTGGAGCAGCTGCGCACGCGGTTGCGGGAAGAAGGGGCTTATCTGCCTTAAGCCCGGGGCTGGGCGGGATTTAGTGCTGCTAGAGCTGAAGAGAACAGGGCATAGTGAGTGCGAGGTGTGACGGTGAGGAGTGACGAGTGACGAGTGACGAGAGCACAAAGTGCATAGAGCAAAGGTCGAAGTGCAAAGTGCATAGGGCAAAGGTTGAAGTGCAAAGTGCATAGGACGAAGGTTGAAGTGAAAAGTGCATAGGACGAAGAGCGTAGAGCAAAGGTCGAAGTGCAAAGTGCATAGGACGAAGAGCAAAGCGGGAATAGAGCTGGGTGCTAAGAGCCGAGTGCTAAGAGCTAGAAGCTGAGTGCTGAATGCTGAATGCTGAATGCAGAGTGCTAAGAGCCAAGAGCCAAGAGCCAAGAGCCAAGAGCCAAGAGCCAAGAGCCAAGAGCTAAGTTGCTGGTTCGCCCCAGCGGGTCGTTTAGAATGTTGCTCTGGAACGCTCGGAGTAAATAGATGCGAAACTGGTTAATACTTAGGACCCTGCGACACTCCAAGCCCCTTGAATTAGGTAACCTGCATTCTAGCGGACCGTATAGCCCCTATTTCCTCCTATCTGCGATCTTTTGACGTCTTACGGACCGTATAGCCCCTAAGTCGTCAAAACAGGCTCTAAAGCGAGGGTTTTCTGTGATATAGCGGCTCCTGGGTCCGTTAATCCTGCAAAACGGCCTATGTACAGCAAATAGAGGCTCCTGAGTCCGCAACCGTCTGAAATCGAAGCGAGGGTTACGAGCGAAGAGGGCTAGGGGACCTAAGTAGTAACCGAAACTGCAACTAAATTCAGTCAAATCGCGAGCTAGTGGGCGAATAAGTGCTATTCTGAAACTAATTTCGAGTAAAACTGGTCTATTTCGCTCAGAAGTCCAAATTAGATGCCTTTTTGCAACTATTTGCTCCAAAACGGTAAAATTTCGCAAATTAGATGCGTTTTCGGTTACTACTTAGGACCCTGCGAGGATATAGAAGGTTTACTTGCGAAGGTTAGGGATCGCACTACCGTAATCCAAACCCTCCCCACCCGAACTTCAGGTAACCTACGTCCTAACGGACCGTATAGCTCCTATTTCCTCATTTCTGCACTGGTTTGGAATGTAACGGACTGCATAGCCTCTATATCGGAAAAACAGGCCTTACCTAGTGGGTTTCGGCTTGAATAGGGGCTCCTGAGTCCGTTAGAGCTGCAAAACAGCCTTTGTACAGCAAATAGGGGCTCCTGAGTCCGTTAATAGTCTGAAAGTTAAGCGCTGGTTACCGGCGACAGCCTTCCTTTGTTATGCTTAGCCTCCTTGTCGCGCGGTGTGGTATGACAGGCTCGGACGAGTAACACAAGGAACACAAGGGGGCTCTAAGTAGTAACCGTTTTCGCAACTAAATTTTCCGCGAGCGGCCCGGGTCCTAACCATGGACTGCATGGTCGCTTTTGTTTAGCCTGCCTCTAGTCCTCCAAGGATAAAAGACCCCGCAGCGGGGGCTTGATACATTAACTCGTGACTCTATAGTCACCGGTATGCCATTGCAATCACAGTATCGCTGCCGCCGCTTAGCTGTTGTTTAATGTGGTCGCGCTAACTACCATATGCTGCTCTCGCCGCTGCTGGTGATTAGTGGTTGCTATTGCTGCTGTTTTTCCCTACGCCTGTTGCGGACCGTATAGCCTTTTGGAGTAATATAGTCATTTTGGAGGGTTTAACGGATGCATGGCTCTTATTGATGTGTTTTGCGCCCCAAAGTGAGCGTTTGGGAGTAAATAGGATCGTCTGAGTCCGTTAGCCGGTTAAAAAGTGTGTAAATCAGCACACTAAGGTCTCCTGAGTCCGCTCGGCCCAGAGTAGTTACTCCTTCGTTCGTTCGTCCCCACCGCCATCTGCGTCGCCTGCCTTGCCCGTTTGCTCCTACCGTTCGTGATCTCGCAGCAGAGCATATAGGGCGAAGGGGCTAGAAGGCGTCTATAGGATATGTGATGAAGTTAGTATGTGTTGGTACAGAAGAAGTCATGCAATGTCTTGCAGGGACGGGCAAAAGCTGGCGGGACAAACAGGATAATTATCCTTATAATGGGAGGGTGAGGATAGATACATAAGGAGGTCTTGCGGTTATGGTGCAGGTAATTTATTCACCGTCCAGATATATTCAGGGCGGCGGAGAGCTTCACAAGCTGGGCAATTATTGTAAGCAGCTGGGGGCGAAGCAGGCGTATGCGATTGTAGATCCATTTATTCTGTCAGGCCATAGGGAGGCTATTGCCGCCAGCTTCGCCGAATGTTCAATTCCGCTGGAGCTGACAGCAATGCAGGGAGAGTGCAGCCGGGTTCAGGCCGAAGCCATGATTGCTGCTGTGGAGCTGGATCACGTAGATATCATTCTAGGTATCGGCGGCGGCAAAACAATGGATATGGCCAAGGCCGTCAGCGAATTTGCGGTGCTGCCGGTTATAGTTGTACCGACGGCTGCATCCACGGATGCGGCCTGCAGCGCTTTGTCCGTTCTGTACACCGAGGCAGGAGATTTCGACCGCTACCTTCCTCTGACCCGCAGTCCGGCTGCCGTCATTGCTGACACTTCGCTCATCGCCAAGGCGCCGCCCCGGCTGCTTGCCGCAGGGATGGGGGATGCGTTGTCTACCTTTTACGAGGCCAGAGCTTGTCACGCGTCCGGCGCACTCACTTCAGCAGGTGGTACCGGGTCCATTGCCGCATTAGCCCTTGCCCGCGCGTGCCGTGATACCTTGTTCCTGTACGGTGAAGCGGCGCTGAGTGATGTACGTGCTGGCGTATGTTCTCTGGCCGTGGAGCATATTGTTGAAGCGAATATTTACCTAAGCGGCATCGGTTTCGAGAGCGGAGGACTGGCGGCGGCGCACGCTGTTCACAACGGCTTATCGGTGCTGGAAGAATGCCGTGGGAAGCTGCACGGGGAGAAGGTGGCTTTCGCCACCATCGTCCAGCTTGTGCTAGAGCGGGCAGCGGAGGAGGAGATCGCCGAAGCTATCCTATTCTGCCGCAGCTTAGGGCTTCCGGTTACATTGCAGGAGCTGGGGCTTGAGGGCATCAGTGTCGACAAGCTGCGGCTGGCAGCGGCAGCCAGCTGCGCTGAGGATAGCCCGATGGGCAACATGCCGTTTCGGGTGGAGCCGGAGGATGTGCTGGCTGCCATTATAGCGGCGGACAAGCGGGGCATGGAGACAGCAGGCTCATCGTAAGAGCGGTACCGGAACAGGGCAGGTTGCTTCTACTTAACATCGGGAGGGCTTATTGTTAATAATTGCGCTGGCCGGCGGGTACATATTTATCCTTCATGATCCCAACAATGAGAGCAAGGATTACACATGAAGGAGGAGAAGCGTATGCTGCACAGCTGCTCGAGAATGAAACGTGACAGTTTGTTGGCTCTGATTGCCCTGCTGATCGTTACAGTGCCTGGCGGTTCTTCCGCTGCCGCCCGATCTGCGGCTGTCCCTGCCGCCAGCGGACATCACGCCGCCGAAGGCATTCAAGGCCAAACAGATTCGCGGGTTAAAGACAGCAGAACCCGCCGTGTGGCCCTGATCATTGATGATTTCGGCAACGGGATGAAAGGGACGGACGAGATGTTTGATCTGCCGGTGAAGATTACGGTTGCAATCATGCCATTCCTGTCCACGACGGAGCAGGATGCGCGCCGTGCACATGAACGCGGCTTCGATGTACTGCTTCATCTGCCGATGGAGCCGCGTCACGGCAAGCCGCAATGGTTGGGGCCGGGAGCGGTGCTGGCGAACATGAGCGATGCCGAAATCCGCCAGCGGGTGCAAGCCGCGCTGGATAATGTCCCTTATGCGATTGGCATCAACAATCATATGGGCTCCAAGGTGACAGGGGACAAACGGATCATGGGTATCGTACTGGCGGTGTGCAAGGAGCGGGGACTTTTTTTTGTGGACAGCCGCACCAATTACCGTTCCGTCGCCGGGACCATGGCGGAAGCAAGCGGACTGCCGCGTGTGGAGAATGATATCTTTCTGGATGATGTCCACACCACCCAGCATGTGCTTAAGCAGATGCTTCTGGTCGGCGAGCATGCCCAGAAGCACAGGTATTGCGTTACCATCGGCCATGTAGGCATCCAAGGCAAAGTAACCGCCGCAGGCATCCGCGGCGGCATTGCAGAACTGAAGGACCAAGTTGAATTCATCGGTATCTCGGAACTGGTCAAGGCGGAGTGGAACTGGAGCGCCGGTCCTACACTTCCATAAGATATGCGATGATGCCATCGGCTATCGCCTCGGCAATCCGCTGCTGGCCCTTCGAGCTGCACAGCTGGGCCCGGTCGACTGGGCTGCTGATGAAACCCGCCTCGACAATTACTGTTGGGGCGGTTATTTTGTTGAGCAGATAGAACGGCTTGCCTGGTCTGGTCAAGGCGTCCGTCTGATAAAGACGGTTCAGCTGTTCTTGCAGCGACTGGGCCAGTAGAAAGCTGCGGCCTTCCTGTCGGTAGAGCACCAGGGGACCGTGCTTCGCAGGTGAAGGCGCCCAGTTGATGTGGATACTAACCACCACCGCTGCCTGAATCGTCTCGGCCAGCTCCTTGCGCTGGGCCAAATCCCGCATATGGCGGGAGGAGCTGCGCAGCCAGCGGTTGTCGTCGCTGGGCGCATAGTCGCCAAGCCGGTTCAGAATGGCGCCGAAGCCGTCACTGCGCAGCATCAGGAACAGCTTGCGCGAGATCCCCAGCGTAATATCCTTCTCCAGAATGGAGCCATAGGAGGTACCGCCGTCAATCCCGCCATGTCCGGCGTCGATCAGAATCATCCGCTGGTCATGCCCCAGCAGATGCTGCCGTTCCGCCGGGACTGCGCCGGTACTGGGCGGAACGCCCGCCCCCTGGGCATAACCCGCTGACAGCAGCCAGCCGGCTGCGGCCAATCCGGGCAGAAGGCAACGCAGAAGTCTGCGCCAGGGTGAAGCAGCCGGTATAATCCGGCAGAGCAAGATCTTTTTCAACAATCATCGAACCTCCCCACATATTATTCACGATTAGGTTGCGCTGCAAGAGGACAACCTATACGAAATAAACGCTCATAGTTTAGCGGCCGGCTTAACGGTGCACACTAAGAATAAATATCGATGGAGCTTAAGCAGCAAGTGGGAATGAATAAGAGGAGGTGGCCTTATGGCT
This window encodes:
- a CDS encoding glycerol dehydrogenase is translated as MVQVIYSPSRYIQGGGELHKLGNYCKQLGAKQAYAIVDPFILSGHREAIAASFAECSIPLELTAMQGECSRVQAEAMIAAVELDHVDIILGIGGGKTMDMAKAVSEFAVLPVIVVPTAASTDAACSALSVLYTEAGDFDRYLPLTRSPAAVIADTSLIAKAPPRLLAAGMGDALSTFYEARACHASGALTSAGGTGSIAALALARACRDTLFLYGEAALSDVRAGVCSLAVEHIVEANIYLSGIGFESGGLAAAHAVHNGLSVLEECRGKLHGEKVAFATIVQLVLERAAEEEIAEAILFCRSLGLPVTLQELGLEGISVDKLRLAAAASCAEDSPMGNMPFRVEPEDVLAAIIAADKRGMETAGSS
- a CDS encoding divergent polysaccharide deacetylase family protein, with product MLHSCSRMKRDSLLALIALLIVTVPGGSSAAARSAAVPAASGHHAAEGIQGQTDSRVKDSRTRRVALIIDDFGNGMKGTDEMFDLPVKITVAIMPFLSTTEQDARRAHERGFDVLLHLPMEPRHGKPQWLGPGAVLANMSDAEIRQRVQAALDNVPYAIGINNHMGSKVTGDKRIMGIVLAVCKERGLFFVDSRTNYRSVAGTMAEASGLPRVENDIFLDDVHTTQHVLKQMLLVGEHAQKHRYCVTIGHVGIQGKVTAAGIRGGIAELKDQVEFIGISELVKAEWNWSAGPTLP
- a CDS encoding N-acetylmuramoyl-L-alanine amidase family protein, with the protein product MLKKILLCRIIPAASPWRRLLRCLLPGLAAAGWLLSAGYAQGAGVPPSTGAVPAERQHLLGHDQRMILIDAGHGGIDGGTSYGSILEKDITLGISRKLFLMLRSDGFGAILNRLGDYAPSDDNRWLRSSSRHMRDLAQRKELAETIQAAVVVSIHINWAPSPAKHGPLVLYRQEGRSFLLAQSLQEQLNRLYQTDALTRPGKPFYLLNKITAPTVIVEAGFISSPVDRAQLCSSKGQQRIAEAIADGIIAYLMEV